From a region of the Deferribacterota bacterium genome:
- a CDS encoding Rid family detoxifying hydrolase: MQYINTKDAPAAIGAYSQAVDTGNMLFVSGQIPINPKSGKIDSLDIKGQTEQVLRNLFNIIKAAKYGLTDIAKITIYITDINNFNIVNKIYEDYLGSHRPARALVSVDALPKGSLIEIDAICFRQ, encoded by the coding sequence TTGCAATATATTAATACAAAAGATGCGCCAGCAGCAATAGGTGCTTATTCACAGGCTGTTGATACTGGGAATATGTTATTTGTATCAGGACAGATACCCATTAATCCAAAAAGCGGCAAGATTGATAGTTTAGATATTAAAGGTCAAACTGAACAGGTACTTAGGAATCTATTTAATATTATAAAGGCTGCAAAGTATGGTTTAACAGATATAGCAAAGATCACAATATATATTACTGATATTAACAATTTTAATATAGTAAATAAGATATATGAAGACTATTTAGGTTCCCATAGGCCTGCACGTGCATTAGTTTCTGTAGATGCACTACCTAAGGGATCATTAATTGAAATAGATGCAATATGCTTTAGGCAGTAA